The Terriglobales bacterium genome includes a region encoding these proteins:
- a CDS encoding SpoIIE family protein phosphatase, which translates to MDQFLRSVKRRLMAWGVYPRSGLARFTVWVVGLYVISEVLALAIPSPKWSGTFSGWATFFEFVVICTGTWLLVRWVRHKLLWRLRNRLIVTYVFIGVIPVVLILTMAVIAGYILGNQLTTMLVHRDLQAEVLSLDTLNSTISLEISDALQKKSSGALHLSSLELLGPTQRFPDWTIAAWVNGRPLQLVNGKTPRSELADRSRDAGGIIAFDRKFFIRSYRSTRTPAGNLQVVILVPITPELLSRAVPDLGVVTLYHFEQSDGGKDGQSSFKFSEGDNKNLTPVPTVSAGTRPLQVYRFDPMLQFGSVFKITDWASGEESRAWVNVSTRPSILNSRVFTDLGEVGSAVLIALAVVAIAFAIIELIALIIGVRLTRTITGSVGALYRATQHINRGDLVHRIRVHSSDQLASLETSFNSMTESLQRLLQEQKEKQRLENELAIAQEVQAQLFPRDPKRLHSLELHGICKPARTVSGDYYDFVALGEERLGIAVGDISGKGISAALLMATIHSAVRVFELGAMPEREQLVAAGAAAIASASNNVQLPRWSVASDNVESPAEVLSLLNRHLYSSTPPEKYATLFLGIFDGNTRKFVYSNGGHLAPLIIHDNGEVRKLETGGLVVGLFPEIVLEEEEVHLSPGDIFVAYSDGVTEPENEFGEFGEERLLELVRSSRHLSLERISEIVIAAVQDWIGDNEQPDDITLVLARVR; encoded by the coding sequence ATGGACCAATTTCTCCGTAGTGTGAAACGCCGCCTCATGGCTTGGGGTGTTTACCCACGCAGCGGCCTCGCGCGCTTCACTGTGTGGGTAGTTGGGCTGTACGTCATCTCGGAGGTTCTGGCGCTAGCTATTCCGTCTCCCAAATGGTCAGGAACGTTTTCGGGATGGGCCACCTTTTTTGAGTTCGTCGTGATCTGCACCGGAACCTGGCTGCTCGTTCGTTGGGTCCGACACAAGCTGCTCTGGCGACTGCGTAACCGGCTAATCGTTACCTATGTCTTCATAGGTGTGATTCCGGTTGTGCTGATCCTGACGATGGCCGTCATCGCGGGATACATTCTCGGCAATCAGCTCACCACGATGCTCGTCCATCGCGACCTGCAGGCCGAGGTTCTTAGTCTCGATACGCTGAACTCAACAATCTCATTGGAGATTTCAGATGCGCTGCAGAAAAAGTCTAGCGGTGCACTTCATCTTTCCAGCCTCGAACTGCTGGGGCCAACTCAGCGATTTCCGGATTGGACCATCGCTGCATGGGTGAACGGCCGACCGCTTCAGCTCGTGAACGGAAAGACCCCGCGTTCCGAATTGGCCGACCGCTCGCGTGACGCAGGTGGAATCATCGCCTTTGATCGCAAGTTCTTCATTCGGAGCTATCGCAGCACGAGAACACCCGCAGGCAATTTGCAGGTGGTGATACTGGTGCCCATCACTCCCGAACTCCTTTCGCGGGCGGTGCCTGATCTTGGCGTTGTCACTCTTTATCACTTCGAACAGAGCGATGGCGGAAAGGACGGCCAAAGCTCGTTCAAATTCAGCGAAGGCGACAACAAAAATCTCACACCAGTCCCCACTGTGAGCGCCGGGACAAGGCCGCTACAGGTCTATCGCTTCGATCCGATGCTCCAGTTTGGTTCTGTCTTCAAGATCACCGACTGGGCCTCAGGAGAGGAGAGTCGAGCCTGGGTTAACGTGAGCACGCGTCCATCAATTCTGAACAGCCGAGTCTTCACCGATCTCGGAGAAGTGGGCTCTGCGGTGCTCATCGCACTCGCCGTAGTTGCAATTGCGTTCGCAATCATCGAGTTGATCGCTCTCATTATCGGCGTGCGGCTCACGCGGACAATCACGGGATCGGTGGGTGCACTTTACCGAGCAACCCAACACATTAATCGAGGTGATCTGGTGCATCGCATTCGGGTGCATTCAAGCGATCAGCTTGCGTCTCTGGAGACCTCATTCAATTCGATGACTGAGTCCTTGCAGCGCCTGTTACAGGAACAAAAAGAAAAGCAGCGGCTGGAAAATGAACTGGCCATTGCCCAGGAAGTGCAGGCACAACTCTTTCCGCGCGATCCCAAGCGGCTGCACTCGCTTGAGCTGCACGGCATCTGCAAACCTGCGCGCACGGTCAGCGGTGATTACTACGATTTCGTCGCGCTGGGGGAAGAACGACTCGGTATTGCGGTGGGCGACATTAGTGGTAAGGGAATTTCCGCCGCGCTACTCATGGCTACTATTCATTCCGCGGTCCGCGTCTTCGAATTGGGAGCGATGCCGGAACGGGAACAGCTTGTCGCTGCAGGAGCGGCGGCAATCGCGTCGGCCAGCAACAACGTTCAACTTCCGCGATGGTCGGTTGCATCCGACAACGTCGAATCACCTGCTGAAGTTCTTTCGCTTCTAAATCGCCATTTGTACAGCAGCACGCCTCCGGAAAAATACGCGACGCTTTTTCTCGGCATCTTTGATGGGAACACGCGCAAGTTCGTGTATTCCAATGGTGGGCATCTCGCGCCGTTGATAATCCACGACAACGGTGAAGTACGGAAGCTCGAAACCGGCGGGTTGGTCGTTGGATTGTTTCCCGAGATCGTCCTCGAAGAAGAGGAAGTTCATCTCTCTCCTGGCGATATCTTCGTCGCTTACAGCGATGGGGTGACCGAGCCGGAAAATGAATTTGGAGAATTTGGCGAGGAGCGGTTGCTGGAGCTGGTCCGCAGCAGCCGGCATCTTTCGTTGGAGCGCATTTCCGAAATCGTGATTGCCGCCGTGCAGGATTGGATCGGTGACAACGAGCAGCCGGACGATATCACGCTTGTACTCGCGCGCGTGCGGTAG
- a CDS encoding YihY/virulence factor BrkB family protein, which yields MSTTPEPGIAASTPTVAETKITRKLRLRIESELRKPENAGYLRQTAKYLMHTEVHTFAFSVAANVILSFFPFVILLLTVTRQVFQSQMMYDVVLQVLRSYLPAGQDFIVRSVVALTPHRGMRLFSLAMLLVSSTGVFVPLEVALNQVWGFTTNRKYLGNQAISLALATGCGLLALISVAITAKNQTWLLAIFGSKENLLFRGIGFLIMKFFAFAASIAMFFLIYWLLPNGKVSAKSVVPGAVLTGLIWELSKYLYILALHWLDFPEVYGPFALSVTLMFWAFVSGLLLLGGAQFSVLRARQVSSSLI from the coding sequence ATGTCCACTACGCCAGAGCCCGGAATCGCCGCCTCGACTCCAACAGTCGCCGAGACAAAGATTACTCGGAAGCTGCGATTGCGCATCGAATCGGAACTCCGGAAACCGGAGAACGCTGGATATCTTCGCCAAACGGCGAAATATCTGATGCACACGGAGGTGCATACCTTCGCCTTCAGCGTGGCGGCCAATGTGATTCTGTCATTCTTTCCCTTCGTGATCCTGTTGCTCACGGTTACGCGGCAGGTGTTCCAGTCGCAGATGATGTATGACGTGGTGCTGCAAGTCCTGCGCAGCTACTTGCCAGCCGGGCAGGATTTTATCGTGCGCAGCGTCGTCGCTCTGACTCCGCATCGCGGCATGAGGTTGTTCTCGCTAGCCATGCTGCTGGTGTCGTCGACCGGCGTATTTGTTCCCTTGGAAGTGGCGCTGAACCAGGTTTGGGGATTCACGACCAATCGCAAGTACCTAGGCAATCAGGCGATCTCGCTGGCATTGGCCACCGGATGCGGCCTTCTGGCGCTGATCTCTGTGGCGATAACCGCGAAGAATCAAACGTGGTTGCTGGCTATTTTCGGATCCAAGGAGAATCTGCTGTTCCGCGGAATTGGTTTTCTAATCATGAAGTTCTTCGCCTTCGCTGCCAGCATCGCGATGTTCTTCCTGATCTACTGGCTGCTGCCCAATGGAAAAGTCAGCGCGAAATCCGTTGTGCCGGGTGCGGTTCTCACCGGCCTCATCTGGGAGCTCAGCAAATACCTCTACATCCTCGCGCTGCATTGGCTCGATTTTCCGGAAGTGTACGGGCCATTTGCTCTATCCGTCACACTGATGTTCTGGGCCTTTGTCTCCGGCCTTCTGCTGCTCGGAGGCGCGCAGTTTAGCGTTTTGCGCGCGCGTCAGGTATCCTCCAGCCTCATATAA